Genomic segment of Dromiciops gliroides isolate mDroGli1 chromosome 3, mDroGli1.pri, whole genome shotgun sequence:
aaaggtaaaaaagaaagagtccctgccctcaacgagcttacattctatggagAAAATGCGCACATATAAAAAATATGTACCAGGTAAATGGAAAGgtaatggggagggaagaagcatcagctgctgagaggttaagggaagGCCTTCTATAATAGTGTTTGAGGTGAGTTAGGaatgaatataaatacatatattcacTTTTGATTAAGAACCtgacaaacatgaacattttagtGTTCAATATacagaaaggattttagaggaaACAACTTATTACTTGGTTTATTAATGCATTATCAAATTTGAGACAGCAATAACAAAGCTTGTCTGTCCTAAcatttccatacacacacacacacacacacacacacacatttcatttATGCTCTTTtctgaaacatttttctttttaaatttttttttgtggcgcaatgggggttaagtgacttgcccagggtcacacagctagtaagtgtcaagtgtctgagaccacatttgaactcaggtcctcctgaatccaaggcctgtgttttagccactgccccacctagctgccctccagaaaCTTTTAcaccaaatatttttaatgtcCAGGATTAAGCATGTTTTAAGActactatatatgtattttaaaatgcttaaaattaAAATACCCAGGATTATGAAGACAACGAAGTGAAAAGATGCATTTTTCTTTCCTATCGAAATTCAAGGATCCCTTGAAATTTATACACCAATCATAGTGGTGTgtaggtaaatgtttaacaagcgggtcaccaaaaaaaaaaatgttcccagacacccttttaagtttaaactgcaattattaacattttctctatccttCTCTAGCGtccaatcaacaaaacaaagaagcaagTCCTCATTTGTAGCTTTTAACTGATTTCTAAACATTTAACAATGAGATGGGAGCCGGTTGCGGCTCACCCGGATCCCATCCTAAGAACCCAGAGCCTTCCCACACATATTACGTAACAAAATATATGTGGCTGCAGAGTTGTAGATACATCTATGTATCGGGAAAATGTCCACCTTTCAATGGGCGTTTAGGGTACGTAATCGACCAGACTCTCCGGTCCTGGGCTATGGAGGGAAAGCAGGGAGAATCGGAGGGAGATAACCAAGACGGGAAGGACCAGCACAAGCTCAGTTCTGAAGAGCACAAACAGCAAACTCATTCCCCTCCGTACGTCTCTGACGCCGGTCACATTTCCATCCGGGGGAGCTTAGTTCCTCTGTCAATGTCGCACTTCCTGCACAAAGGGTTCCAAACCATCCGTGTGAACGGATGAATAGATTGAGGCGAGGGAGCTTTATCACCCGGAACTTGGAATCGAGATCTCACGTCCCAGGAGGGACACCATTGATTGACGCGCCGCGCTTCTCCGCGCATGGCAAATGTGGGAAAGAAGTTCCGCGCATGgcgaggagggagggaaggagggaggagccGAGAAAGCGCTTCCGGTTACCGTTGCTAAGGCGGCTGCTGGGGCGGCTgtgtccctccccacccccctcccggGGGTCAATATGTCGGGGCTCAACAAGATGGAGCTGGAGGGGTGTCGTGACCTACTAGGCCTAATGGAAACTAACGAAATCCTCGCACTGTGCGACACTGTCACCAACCGCCTGGTTCATCCCGAGGGCCGCCAAGGTGAGGGTGGCCTGGTCGGTGCCTTACCCCGGGAAGTGGGAGCCGCTGTGGTGCCCCATCCCGCCCGACTGGGGATGAGAcgggagggagaggggcagcgaGCCCGCGCTTTGGGGAGCCGGGCATCCAGCGCGCAGGCCTGGCCTCGGCGCGCCCgcgctgcccccctccctttgtGACGATGGCGGGGAGGGGCGCATTTCCGAGCCCGCCGCGGGGCCAGAGGTTGGCCGGTAGCGCGCTTGTTGTGCTCGGATAGATTGGGACTCCCCAGCGTGGGCGTCAGGGAGCCCCCGAACTCGGATATCTATGAAGATTACACCTACCTTTTCCCCCACCTTGGAAACGGGGTTCTGAAGAGTGCACAGACTCAGTCCCAttgatttcccctccccccaaaaagttaaGATCCCCTTTTCTAGACCAACTCGCGCTTTTTAAATGAGGAAGCCCAAGTCCCCCGGGGAGGAGAGGCGTCGGGGCTGCGTGGTGGACCCCTTGGGAGCCGAGGCGGATCGCAGTTGCCCCGCATGAAAAATGAACCGGCTTAATTAAGGCGGCTTCTAAGGGTCAGCTGTAAATCTGACTAGAAAGAACAGAGTCGGAATTTGCAATCAGGTCTGAGTGGCATGGGCAGGTAGGGTGATGCAGTAGGCAGAGCATGGGGCTGGAGCCAAGATTGAGATCAGATTCGGCGTCAGACTCTTGTCAGCCGTAgggccccgggcaagtcacttactcttgtttgcgtcagtttcctagatgaggaaaaaaaaatgagctaaagaaggaaaaggcacactgctccagtgtctttgccccAAAAAAACCATTGAGTCCAACACGATGAATGCGATTTTGAATTCAGTTTAACAAccattaagcgcctactatgtgccaggcactgtattaagtgttgGGATTACAAAaactgccttcaaagagtttacagtctaatggaggacaCGCTACGCAAACAAATATATAcgaagcaagctatatacaggatgaataggaagtaattaaagagggaaagcactggaattaagaggttaGGGAAGTTTTAGTCCCATAtcagacatttatcagctgtgtgacactgggcaagtcacttctctgttccttctttgcttcacctgtaaagtgagagaATTGGGACTGTGTTCAGTGTAAAGATTCAGGAAATTTGGGTTTTAAATGCCATCTTTATTGGTAAATGTtctttgtggccttgggcaggtcattcaTTCTACTTTTACAGacctttttttattaatttcttaaatGAGAGGAGTTGGGCTAGGTTGGGAGTTCTTAACCTATGGTccattcatttcatttgtttttagaaatatttttatatctataaatagagttggtttcttttgcaatcctatgtattttattttttgcaattaaaaacattctgagaaggatttcataggtttcaccatgctgccaaaggaatccatgatgATAAATGACCTAGATGATCACAAAGACTTATAGTTTTGATATCCTAAGAAAGTATACTTTTAAATTCAGTGTACTTCCtactacttcctttttttttttttaattttgggggcattctggcttaagtgacttgtccagagtcacagccactcagtgtccaaggctgaatttgaactcagagcctcctgaCTTCTAGGCCATTGCTGTATACACTTTGACATCTAGGTGCCCCTCcactactttctcttctctcttgctgcttagttcttttctttcttgcccCCTGAATACTGGATTGCTTTATTAGTTCAAGAACACATCCATTCGTTTTTCCATAGAACACATTTGACAAATCTATGTTGATCTATCAAGTAAATATTGTGAGAATTTCCAGTGAGTCTTTGGTCATTTCAACTATGTATCGAATTCATTATTATCTCTCTTTGGATCTTGCACTTTTAGGTGAACTTTTCTTGTAACCATTTCTTTGGGGACCAAATGTATATTTGgacatggtttttgtttttgttttatttcagcaGAGGGATtgactgtaattttttttgttcctatAAAATTAAAGTGTTATAGAAGTAAGCCGTGATTGAATTTCATGCTTGTTTTGGAGAATATATCATTTCAGAATTGGGCtttgtggtgtagtggaaagtcAGAGGAactctagattcaaatcctggctcaaaCTACCTGTTTATGTGACCTATGTCCAAGCACTTcacatctctgtgcctcattttcttcgTTTGTGAAATGAGAGCTTTCAAATAAGATGTCTTACATAAATAAGGTTCCTTTCGACTTTAAATTGATGATCCTGTTTTTCAAATTTTCCAATTAAATAAATTTGTTGTtcactatttgtaaaatgagattgttgAACTAGATGATGATGCTCTATGGCCTTGATTCTAAGATTCTCCAATTTATAAATATGAGGCTGTCGTTTTTGTGTTCTTAGCCTGTAATTTCCATAATTAGTGCACTTGAAATGAGGAAGTTCCTTCTACCAATTAGTTTTGTAACTTAAGAGGTATGGAGGGTAGAGGGAGTGAGattgggaagttaaatgactttcccagaatcccaTACCTACtaggtatgatttgaacccaagtattcctgactctgacAGTATTATGCTATATACCTCTTtacctttaaaaatgttatttttcaagTTTCAAAATTAAACCTTGAAATTAATATAAATTCCACGTTCAAAACAAATGATTTGTTTAAAACATTGGTTTAATTACATGAATCTTTTAAATAAGAAATTACTTAAGAATTTATTCAGTTTAATAATTCTGCTTAAgctttacatacatgatctcatttgatcctaacaaccctATGAAACCCTGGTGGCATTTTGTCCATTTTATGAAGAAGGAAACTTAGGCTACGAGGAGTTAAATGATTGGTCCATGGTCCTTAGTTAAAGGGCTAACTAATAAGTGTTGGAAATGAAATTTGAGCTCATGTCTTTATTAACTTCACATTTTATACCTTTTCCATTACAGTATACTTAACCCCTTGAGAATCTAGGATCCCATGAAACTTGAATACTAGACCTaatccccagcagtttttgtgtgtgtgtgtgtgcttgatGGATCAGTCATATCATCAGTATGAATACTACCTCAATGTTTGCAAATTACAACCCCATCAACCTTTTTATTCTGCACAGTTCTTATTCATATCTTTGAATAAATCTTCCATTGAGGACTCTCCCCACAGTATGTTAGACCTTTACCTTTCTTTTGGTCTCCATACATGACAAGCCTACTGTTTTCTTTCATGTCTTTGGTATATCTTCAAAATAAGTCAAAATCCTTTGCTTCTAAATgaatttaagttttcaacataaAAATTTGAGTTgtgttcttaaaaaaataaatatcttaaaaTTCTGTTCTTGAATGGAAAAGGAATATGTGCTTTTGGGGAGAAATTTCTTTTAAAGAGACTGAATGCAatttttcattctgtctttttgGAAGCAGAATTTGTTACTTAAATACAAAAATAGTTGTAGAGGAAGGAGAAGCTTGAAAGCTAGGTTTTGCTGTGACTTCGTTTGGAAATTTTTAGAACAAAAGTTATTATtagtttaatttattaatttcttcattcGTTTATTTTTGCAAATTCTTTCTAGATGCCATTCGTGCAGTATTAGCTTATAGTCAAAGTGCTGAAGAActtctgaagagaaaaaaagtatacagagaaattatatttaagtATCTAGCCATGAAAGGAGTGATTGTGCCTCCAGGTTCTGAAAAGCACAATCTTATTCAATATGCAAAAAATCACTGGAACAAGCCAGAgttgaagatggtggaggaaacaCTGAAGAGCGTTCCAAAAACAGAAGACACCATACTTTGTGAACAAGTTAAGATGACATTTATTTGCTTTACATTTTTGCATAATTTGGAGATAATGGGATAAATCTTAAATTTGGCAGAAATTACTATTGTTtgttagctttaaaaaaaacctttaactttttcttcttaAGGAGTACAGAGCTCAACTCATGTCAGAGTTTTAAGGAGTTGTCTTTGGCATTGAGAGGTTGAGTGGTCCATTGTCATAGCTTGTGTATATCAGAGACAGGACCTGAatctagttcttcctgactgcaaggttGTCCTGTCTAATATGTcatgtatcttttaaaattttgccaTTACATAATATATGAAGTACTATTTATTCATTTGAGACATCTTGGATTATAAAGCTAACCTAGATTTTTCTTTACtgacaggaaaaaagagaaaaacaacatgaACAATCTGATGATTGTTACAAGTTAGGAGAAGAATTCTGCCAGTGGTTCTTTGAGCTTCTCAACTCTCAGAATCCTTTTTTTGGACCACCTCAAGAAAAATGGGGACCACAGCACTTCTGGGATGATGTCAAGCTAAAATTTTGTTACAACACATCAGAACAAAATGTGATAGATTATCATGGTTCAGAACTGGTGAGCCTTCGTTTACTATCTCTGGTGAAGGAAGAGTTTCTATTTCTTAATCCCAATCTAGATTGCAATGGACTGAAGTGTGTATCCTCTCCACATGGATTAGTTGTAGTTGCAGTTGCTGGCACTGTCCATCGAGGCAGTATGTGTTTAGGCATCTTTGAACAAGTATTCGGACTCATCCGCAGCCCTTTTCTAGTAAacacttggaaaataaaatttgtcaATCTGAGGATTGTTGGACAGAATTCCCTTGACCCTGGAGTGTTATTGGAGAAACCTTCAGTTACACTGAAATCCAGTGAATTAGAATCATTATATAATGGAAATGGAACAGCATGTAGTAGAAATGAAGCATTGCATACTGAAACCCCTGCTTTGTGTGGTGGAAGTGGAAACCAGGCACTGTGTCCTGAAAATGAGGCATCACTTAACACGCGTGACCAGCAATTACCTAATCCTTCAAAACACTGAGAACTGTATGtcaaattaaaaaactttttttattcaGAAAGTACCAGTATTGCTCAGATGATGTCAGGCTTGCAGGGTTGGCATGTTTCAATTGAGATACTTTTGTTGACTACAAACTAAAATTTTTTGTCATGCTTGTCTCTTTCCACTTCAGTTTCGGCAAATATTGAGAGATCTTGGTGCTCTTCGTCAAATAAATCACTTTAGATTTCATAGCTAATACTGTGCCTTAGAAATCaagtgatattttcattttattttgcaaaaaTTCTAATTATTTCAAAATGTCTACTTTGTAATAGAGAAAAATCTATAATAATGTGCATAACTTCCCTGCTAGGTTCTTCCTTTAAATTATTTGTACATGTGGTTGGATATTTTAGAAACCTATCTCTTTGAGCAGCAGTTACAAAATAGAATATATGGCTCTAATGGAAATGATTTTCCCACTTGAATTTCTGAATGGTAGCCTTGATACGATATCAGATAACTGGTCAGCTGGATGACAAACTCTTGTATGTATTTAATGGTGTTCAAGGGAAAATTCAGTGGTTTATGCTGTGCCTTTTCATTGTGCAAGTTATATACCTTTCAAAAACATCAGAACTTATTTTCTCAAACTATTTTGGCAGCAGCAGAGGCTGATTTAAAAATGAGCTAAAACTGATCCTTATTCTTACTTATGTCTACTTGATAAAAGATGCAGCTTTTCACTACAGCACCTTTAAAATTCCTATTCTAAAATAATCTTGATTGGTCtaagatttttttaatagtaaatttCACTCATAaggtgtcttttgtttttgttagtatTTCTTCCCCTGCTTAATTTGTGTTATTTGGTTTGGGTTACACATTTCAATTGCcagaaataaattaatgaaaataaattaattggcCTACATTCCTCTTCATTCGACTATTTGCTGATTACccaggatttttttgttgttgtcatttttattttttatggaataaaacaagcatttccataacatagtacaataaaaaaagatggttgtatatgaaactgcagatctactatgcacaactttttcctttttatcttcccttcccaccttccaccttagagatagctaccattagactcAAATAAAGAATTTAGTTTTAAACCCATGAAAGAAATTTGAGTGTTCATATAAGTAATTCTAGAAATTGCTGAGTGAAGTTTCATTGAATATAATTGTATGTGCTATGAATAAATTAAAACTAGAcccttttatatgtatattgcaAGAAATGTAGGCTGACTAATGATAATACTGAAATAAGAACGTAAAAGAAtatcttttaaagttttaaaattattaagaCTTCTTTGAATAATAGTGAATGGTTGAAATGCAGAAATAATTAAACAGGAGATTGTATTTGTGGGGTTTTGCTATATACTATACTATGTAGACTTAGTTTACAGGTGTCTTCCCCTTATTAGATAAGTTTAGAAACGTTGATGACCTAAGTAAAGGAAGATACGCAACTACTATAATGTTAAATACTAATATTTAATGTAATTTGAGATAAGAGTAAAATAAGGGTTGATGGTATTAGCCCTTCTACTTTCATCAGGTAAACTTTTACATTACTGGAGAGTGAGAATATTTTAACAGGATAGTCTgtcaacatctagaaaaggaagtagagcTCTAAGGGAGAAGTAACATGACTACATGAAGAACAAGTCATGCTAAACTaaactaatctcatttccttttttatagttATTAAAATGATAGATCATAAGAATGCTTTAGATATACATACGTTTCCCTAGCCTTCatcaaagcttttgacaaaattttATGCCATTCATATGGACAAAATGGAGCAATATGAGCTGGACAACAGTAGAAAGGTGGTTAAATGACTAGACCAATTAATAAGTcaatgctgtctttttttttttgtttttgcggggcaatgggggttaagtgacttgcccagggtcacacagctggtaagtgtcaagtatctgaggtcggatttgaactcaggtactcttgaatccagggccagtgctttatccactgcgccacctagctgccccccaatgctgtcttaaaaagagatttttagaAGAGTGTCTAGGGATCTATACTCGGCCATGTACTGTTTTACCATTGTTTATCCATTAATTGAAGGAAAATGTAGATGGCGTCCTCATCAAATTTGTAAATTATACAAAATCTGGAGGGAAAGTGGTCACTAGATGATGGAGTCAGAATGAGAAAGCCCAATAGCCTAGCCAAATGGCCAAATCTAGTAGGAACATATGTTTTAAGAATAAATGTCAAGTCCctcactttgtttttaaaaagtcaactttacaaatacaaggtcttgggggcagctaagtggcacagtggatagagcaccagctctggattcaggaggacctgagtttaaatgtgacctcagacacgtgacacttactagctgtgtgaccctgggcaagtcacttaaccctcattgccctgcaaaaaaaagaatgaatgcaaGGTCTTAAGATGAGGTTTTAAGTTCAGTATGAACAGAGAATCATGGCATCCATAAATTTTAGGATGCATTGAGGTTAAATAGTATGCAGAACATAGGTGAGTCTCATTGCACTCCAATTTGGTCACCACATCTGAAGTATTTTAGTCAATTTTGGACACCTGATATTAAGAAGGATATTGAAAACCAGAGAGCAATGTGAGAAGGGCAATCTATTCTatataaagataatttgaaaTAACTGGAGTAGTGTAGCTTTAGATCTCTTCAAAAGTTtgatagtgtggggaccaatttttaactggggagtgttagctaagtggcttacCTCAATATTGGGGCCAGGAaggagacagcctccctcaaaacagagcaggatttatttaacaagaagaaacttaaaaaaatacaaacaggatcagtaggattaagagaatggaaataaaatgaggaaagggaaattatacaacctcaacaacaccactgcccaggaatcagctgagaacaccgagcagcgtcctgtcaccttccagcttcaagctagaatgctCGAAAACCTCCCTtattcccagcagaccccaggctgactaCACCATGGCaatagctacaaccagtgggtggagccccagaggccaatGCACacgctgaggtttttttttttttaattctagccaaaagatggggtcataaaaacctcaaataacaattctttaaattcccccctttgtttcgtcAAGAAACAcaggggtgtttccttgatggaacaataaatagtaaataataaacaataaaaaaataacagaatatcataaccaatgct
This window contains:
- the C3H3orf38 gene encoding uncharacterized protein C3orf38 homolog; translated protein: MWERSSAHGEEGGKEGGAEKALPVTVAKAAAGAAVSLPTPLPGVNMSGLNKMELEGCRDLLGLMETNEILALCDTVTNRLVHPEGRQDAIRAVLAYSQSAEELLKRKKVYREIIFKYLAMKGVIVPPGSEKHNLIQYAKNHWNKPELKMVEETLKSVPKTEDTILCEQEKREKQHEQSDDCYKLGEEFCQWFFELLNSQNPFFGPPQEKWGPQHFWDDVKLKFCYNTSEQNVIDYHGSELVSLRLLSLVKEEFLFLNPNLDCNGLKCVSSPHGLVVVAVAGTVHRGSMCLGIFEQVFGLIRSPFLVNTWKIKFVNLRIVGQNSLDPGVLLEKPSVTLKSSELESLYNGNGTACSRNEALHTETPALCGGSGNQALCPENEASLNTRDQQLPNPSKH